The Desulfonatronum lacustre DSM 10312 region CCTGCAAGCATTGCCGGGCCGAGGCGCATATGGAGCCGTATCCGGGCGAATTTTCCACCGAGGATGCCAAGGCATTGATCGACACCTTCCCGGAGGTCGGGGACCCGATCATCATTTTCACCGGCGGTGAGCCCCTGCTTCGGTCGGACATCTTCGAGCTGGTCCGCTATGCCGACGCCAAGGGCCTGCGGTGCGTGATGGCCCCCAACGGCACCCTCGTCACCGCGGATGTGGCCCGGGAGATGAAGGAGGCCGGCATCCAGCGGGCCAGCATCTCCCTGGACGGGCCGGACGCGGCCAGCCACGACGTCTTTCGGGGGGTGGAGGGAGCGTTCGACGGGGCTTTGCGGGCCATCGAACACTTCAAGGATGTGGGGCTGCCCTTTCAGATCAACACCACCGTGACCCGGAACAACCTGGGCCAGTTCAAGGAGATTTTCCACCTGGCCGAGAGGCTGGGCGCGGCGGCGTGGCACATTTTTCTGCTGGTGCCCACGGGACGGGGCGCGAACCTGGGCCGGGAGGTGATTTCCGGCGAGGAGTACGAAGAGGTGCTCAACTGGTTCTACGATTTCCGCAAGACCACCAAGATGCAGCTCAAGGCCACCTGCGCGCCCCACTATCATCGCATCCTGCGCCAGCGGGCCAAGGAAGACGGCATTCCGGTAACCATGGACAACTTCGGCCTGGACGCCGTCAGCCGGGGCTGCCTGGGCGGCACGGGGTTCTGCTTCATCTCCCATACCGGCCAGGTCCAGCCCTGCGGCTATCTGGAATTGGACTGCGGTCAGGTCCGGACTACGCCGTTTCCGGAAATTTGGAAAAAATCCCCGCAGTTTCTGGAGTTTCGCGACCAGAAGACCTACCACGGCAAGTGCGGGGTCTGCGAATTTCACAAGGTCTGCGCCGGCTGCCGGGCCCGGGCCCAGACCATGAGCGGTCACTACCTGGCCGAGGAACCGCTGTGCACCTATCAGCCGAAAAAGGCTGAAGCCAAGTGACCAGCACCGAAAGAGCCCCCAAAATACAGCCCGAGATAAAACCACCATGGACGCGACTGACAAGAAAATCCTGGACCTGATCCAGACCGACTTCCCCCTGGACCCGCGGCCCTACGCCCGGATCGGCGAACAATTCGGCCTGACCGAGGCCGAGGCCTTGGCCCGAGTGCGGGCCCTCAAGGGCAAGGGCATCATCCGCCGCATCGGCGCCAATTTCCAGTCCCGCAAGCTGGGCTGGACCAGCACCCTCTGCGCGGCCCAGGTCCCGGAAGACAAGCTGGATCAGTTCACTTCCGAAGTGAACCGCCACCCCGGCGTGACCCACAACTACCTGCGCCAGCACATGTACAACGTCTGGTTCACCATGATCGCGCCCAGCGTGGACAAGGTCCGCGAAACCCTGGCCGAGATCACGGCCAGAACCGGCATCGAAATCCTGAACCTGCCCGCGGAAAAGACCTTTAAGATCAAGGTGGACTTTCCCATGTCCGACGAGAGCGAGCAAGAGTGATTCGCCAGCGGAATACTGTTCAGCCTGGCCAGGCAAGGCGCGACATGTGCAA contains the following coding sequences:
- the ahbD gene encoding heme b synthase, whose amino-acid sequence is MQHPPKAHSSTPIHHQSQLDGPPTGHTGNPNGNATSHPGGHPTGHPKGLSGMPKTLPDGSPPCRLIAWEVTRSCNLACKHCRAEAHMEPYPGEFSTEDAKALIDTFPEVGDPIIIFTGGEPLLRSDIFELVRYADAKGLRCVMAPNGTLVTADVAREMKEAGIQRASISLDGPDAASHDVFRGVEGAFDGALRAIEHFKDVGLPFQINTTVTRNNLGQFKEIFHLAERLGAAAWHIFLLVPTGRGANLGREVISGEEYEEVLNWFYDFRKTTKMQLKATCAPHYHRILRQRAKEDGIPVTMDNFGLDAVSRGCLGGTGFCFISHTGQVQPCGYLELDCGQVRTTPFPEIWKKSPQFLEFRDQKTYHGKCGVCEFHKVCAGCRARAQTMSGHYLAEEPLCTYQPKKAEAK
- the ahbA gene encoding siroheme decarboxylase subunit alpha, producing the protein MDATDKKILDLIQTDFPLDPRPYARIGEQFGLTEAEALARVRALKGKGIIRRIGANFQSRKLGWTSTLCAAQVPEDKLDQFTSEVNRHPGVTHNYLRQHMYNVWFTMIAPSVDKVRETLAEITARTGIEILNLPAEKTFKIKVDFPMSDESEQE